The genomic DNA AAACTGATTAAAGAAGACCGCGATGCCAACTTTATTGCGAAGAACGCTGAAGGCGTCACCGTCAACCGCTGGCTCTCCACCGGGATGCTGTGTGCGTCTGCTTCCAGTAACGAAACCGGCTATTTAACCCAGAAATTTACGCGTGCACTCGGTATGCTCGCGGTCGACAACCAGGCGCGTGTCTGACACGGACCAACGGTAGCAAGTCTTGCTCCAACATTTGGTCGCGGTGCGATGACCAACCACTGGGTCGACATCAAGAACGCCAACCTTATTGTGGTGATGGGCGGTAACGCCGCTGAAGCGCACCCTGTCGGGTTCCGCTGGGCGATGGAAGCCAAAATCCACAACGGTGCGAAACTGATTGTGATCGATCCCCGCTTTACGCGTACTGCGTCAGTGGCGGATTTCTACACCCCTATTCGTTCAGGTACTGACATCACTTTCCTGTCAGGCGTATTGCTGTACCTGATGACCAACGAAAAATATAACCGCGAATACACCGAAGCCTATACCAACGCCAGCCTGATCGTGCGTGAGGATTACCACTTCGAAGATGGACTGTTCAGCGGTTATGACGCCGAAAAACGCAAATACGACAAGACCAGCTGGAACTATGAGCTGGACGAGAAAGGCTTTGCGAAGCGTGATACGACGCTGCAGCATCCGCGCTGCGTGTGGAACCTGCTGAAAGAGCACGTTTCCCGCTACACGCCGGACGTTGTCGAAAACATCTGTGGTACGCCGAAGGAAGACTTCCTGAAGGTGTGCGAGCTTATCGCCGAAACCAGCGCGAAAGACAAAACGGCGTCGTTCCTCTACGCGCTCGGCTGGACCCAACACTCTGTCGGCGCGCAGAACATCCGTACCATGGCGATGGTACAGCTGCTGCTCGGCAACATGGGGATGGCTGGCGGCGGCGTGAACGCCCTGCGTGGTCACTCCAACATTCAGGGTCTGACCGACCTTGGTCTGCTGTCTCAAAGCCTGCCAGGTTACATGAACCTGCCAAGCGAAAAACAGACCGACCTGCAAACCTACCTCACAGCCAGTACGCCTAAACCGCTGCTCGAAGGTCAGGTGAACTACTGGGGCAACTATCCGAAGTTCTTCGTCTCGATGATGAAAGCCTTCTTCGGTGACAAAGCGACAGCGGAAAACAGCTGGGGCTTTGACTGGCTGCCGAAGTGGGACAAAGGTTACGACGTTCTGCAGTACTTCGAGATGATGCATCAGGGCAAGGTGAATGGCTATCTGTGCCAGGGCTTTAACCCGGTCGCCTCATTCCCGAACAAGAACAAGGTTGTTGAATCGCTGTCGAAACTGAAGTTCCTGGTGACGATTGACCCACTCAACACCGAGACGTCGACCTTCTGGCAGAACCACGGTGAGTCGAATGACGTTGACCCATCGAAGATTCAGACTGAAGTGTTCCGTCTGCCTTCTACCTGCTTCGCGGAAGAGAACGGTTCCATCGTGAACTCTGGCCGCTGGCTGCAGTGGCACTGGAAAGGTGCGGACGCCCCGGGCATCGCCATGAACGACGGCGAGATCCTGGCCGGTATCTTCTTACGCCTGCGTAAGATGTATGCGGCGGAAGGCGGTGCGAACCCGGAACCGGTGCTGAACATGACCTGGAACTACTCGACGCCGGAAAACCCAGCGCCGGAAGAAGTGGCGATGGAGAGCAACGGTAAAGCGCTGGCAGATGTTATCGACCCGGCCACCGGGACGGTGCTGGCGAAGAAAGGCGATCAGCTCAGTACCTTCGCGCACCTGCGTGATGACGGCACGACCGCCAGTGGCTGCTGGATCTTTGCCGGTAGCTGGACGCCGAAAGGTAACCAGATGGCCAACCGCGATAATGCTGACCCGTCAGGCCTCGGCAATACGCTGGGCTGGGCCTGGGCATGGCCGCTGAACCGCCGCATTCTCTACAACCGTGCTTCCGCTGACCCGCAGGGTAATCCGTGGGATCCGAAGCGTCAGTTGCTGAAATGGGACGGCGCGAAATGGGGCGGTGTGGATATTCCGGACTACAGTACTGCCCCTCCAGGCAGCGATGTCGGGCCGTTTATCATGCAGCCTGAAGGGATGGGACGCCTGTTTGCTATCGATAAGATGGCGGAAGGGCCATTCCCGGAACACTACGAGCCGTTTGAGACGCCGCTGGGCACCAACCCGCTGCACCCGAACGTGGTCTCTAACCCGGCAGCCCGCATCTTTAAGGGCGATTTCGACGCGCTGGGTAAAAAAGACAAGTTCCCGTATGTGGGCACCACTTACCGTCTGACCGAACACTTCCACTACTGGACCAAGCACGCGCTGCTTAACGCTATCGCGCAGCCGGAACAGTTTGTGGAGATCGGCGAGAAGCTGGCGAACAAGCTCGGCATTGCCCATGGCGATACCGTGAAGGTCTCTTCTAACCGTGGCTACATCAAGGCCAAGGCGGTGGTGACCAAGCGTATTCGCACGCTGAACGTTCACGGTCAGCAGGTGGATACCATCGGTATTCCGATTCACTGGGGTTATGAGGGCGTGGCGAAGAAAGGGTTCATTGCGAACACCCTGACGCCGTTCGTCGGTGATGCGAACACGCAGACGCCGGAGTTTAAGGCCTTCCTCGTGAACGTGGAAAAGGTGTAACGGAGACGACTTATGGCTTATCAATCTCAAGACATTATCCGTCGTTCCGCGACTAACGGTTTCACGCCCGCGCCTCAGGCGCGGGACCACCAGCAGGAAGTGGCGAAGCTTATCGACGTGACCACCTGTATCGGCTGTAAAGCCTGCCAGGTGGCCTGTTCTGAGTGGAACGACCTCCGTGATGAAGTGGGTCACAACGTCGGGGTGTACGACAACCCGGCTGACCTGACCGCCAAGTCCTGGACGGTGATGCGTTTCTCGGAAGTGGAACAGAACGACAAACTGGAATGGCTTATCCGCAAAGATGGCTGTATGCACTGTGCGGATCCGGGCTGCCTGAAGGCATGTCCGTCAGAAGGGGCTATCATTCAGTATGCTAACGGTATCGTCGACTTCCAGTCCGAGCAGTGCATTGGCTGCGGCTACTGCATAGCGGGCTGCCCGTTCGATGTCCCTCGCATGAACCCGGAAGACAACCGCGTCTACAAATGCACGCTGTGCGTAGACCGCGTAAACGTCGGCCAGGAGCCTGCGTGCGTGAAAACCTGTCCGACGGGCGCTATCCACTTTGGTTCCAAAGAGGATATGAAAACGCTGGCGGCTGAACGCGTGAGCGAACTGAAAACCCGTGGCTACGACAACGCAGGCCTGTACGATCCGGCCGGCGTGGGCGGCACGCACGTGATGTATGTGCTGCACCACGCAGACAAGCCGAATCTGTATCACGGCCTGCCGGAGAACCCGGAAATCAGCGCGACCGTGAAGTTCTGGAAAGGCATCTGGAAACCGCTGGCAGCGGTGGGTTTTGCTGCCACCTTCGCAGCGAGCATCTTCCACTATGTCGGTGTTGGTCCGAACCGCGCGGAAGAGGAAGACGACAACCTGCATGAAGAGAAAGACGAGGTGCGCAAATGAAAAAACGTGACACCATCGTGCGCTATACCGCGCCGGAACGCATTAACCACTGGGTCACCGCCTTCTGCTTCATGCTGGCGGCGATAAGCGGGCTGGGGTTCTTCTTCCCCTCCTTCAACTGGCTGATGCAGATCATGGGGACACCACAGCTGGCGCGTATACTGCACCCGTTTGTTGGCGTCATCATGTTCGCGTCGTTCATCATCATGTTTTTCCGATACTGGCACCATAACCTAATCAATCGGGATGATATCTTTTGGGCGAAGAATATTCGTAAGATCGTCGTCAACGAGGAAGTGGGTGATACCGGGCGTTATAACTTCGGCCAGAAGTGCGTATTCTGGGCGGCGATTATCTTCCTGGTCCTGTTGCTGGTGAGCGGCGTGATCATCTGGCGTCCGTATTTTGCGCCTGCTTTCTCAATCCCGGTGATCCGATTCGCGCTGATGCTGCATTCATTTGCCGCAGTGGCGTTAATTGTGGTTATCATGGTGCATATTTACGCCGCCCTTTGGGTGAAAGGCACCATTACCGCGATGGTGGAAGGCTGGGTAACCAGTACGTGGGCGAAGAAACATCACCCGCGCTGGTACCGAGAGGTCCGCCAGAAACAGGAAAAGTCATCTGAATGAGTATTCGCATAATCCCGCAAGATGAGCTGGGTTCGAGCGAGAAACGCACGGCGGAATATATTCCGCCGTTGTTATTCCCCAGACTCAAGAACCTCTATAACCGCCGCGCAGAGCGTCTGCGCGAGCTGGCAGAGAACAACCCACTGGGTGATTTTCTGCGTTTTGCCGCGCTGGTTGCCCATGCGCAGGAAGTGGTGCTGTACGACCACCCGCTGCAAATTGACCTGACCGCGCGCATCAAAGAGGCCAGCGAGCAGGGTAAGCCTCCGCTGGATATCCACGTTCTGCCGCGCGATAAGCACTGGCATACGCTGCTGCACTCCCTGATTGCCGAGCTGAAACCCGAGATGAGCGGTACCGCGCTGGCGGTCATTGAGAATCTGGAAAAAGCCTCCGATCAGGAGCTGGAAGAGATGGCGAGCGCGCTGTTTGCGTCCGATTTCTCCCTGGTCAGCAGCGACAAAGCGCCGTTCATCTGGGCAGCGTTGTCGCTTTACTGGGCGCAAATGGCCAGCCTGATCCCGGGTAAAGCCCGTGCCGAATACGGTGAAGCGCGTCAATTCTGCCCGGTATGCGGCTCAATGCCGGTGTCCAGCATGGTGCAGATCGGTACCACTCAGGGGCTGCGTTATCTGCACTGCAACCTGTGTGAAACCGAGTGGCACGTGGTGCGCATTAAATGCAGCAACTGCGAGCAGACGCGCGATCTCAACTACTGGTCGCTGGAAAATGAAGACGCGGCGGTCAAAGCTGAAAGCTGCGGCGACTGCGGTACCTACCTGAAGATCCTTTATCAGGAAAAAGACCCGAAAGTCGAAGCCGTCGCCGACGATCTCGCCTCGCTGATTCTGGACGCCAAAATGGAGCAAGAGGGCTTTGCCCGCAGCTCTATTAACCCGTTCCTGTTCCCGGGTGAAGGGGAGTAATCCCCACTCACAGTGCCGGGCAACGTTGGTTTGCCCGGCCTGTATCTGGTTGACTGAAACATCCTCGCCTTCCTCTCGCATATCTTCCAGCATCACTGTTCAGGCAAACTACACGTGCGTTATTCAGGACTAAAGCCAAATTTAACATCCATGTTTACTTTTGCGAGCCGCTTTCCAGAATCGTTTTCAGCCTCATTTTCCCTGTTTCACTCGACAGCAAACTGAGTTATAACACTGTATATTCATACAGATTAAAGGGACCCACATGGCACTCGAAAAAGGGATTGATACGCTGGTTCAGGCGTTCATCGCAGCAGGACGCCCTTCTGCGCGTAGCCAAAGTATTGATGACCGGAGAGCAGGCTATATTGCCAGCACAGCGCTTGCCGGTGAGAGAGAAACGCGCGTTGACGTAGAAACGCTGAACCTCGAAGGCATCACATATCGCGTCTTCTCTCCGCCAGATGCTGCTGAAAAGCTGCCGACCGTTATCTACTACCACGGGGGATGCTTTATCAGCGGCGGCTTCGATACTCACGATAATCAACTGCGCCAGTTAGCGTTTTATGGCAACTGCCGCGTCATTGCGATCCAGTACAGACTTGCTCCTGAACATACCTACCCTGCCGCCCATGATGATGCAGAAAGAGGCGCACATCTGGTCTGGCAATACGCGGATATGTTTGGTGTGGATAAAAACCGTATCACCCTGTGCGGGGACAGCGCGGGAGGCCATCTGGCACTGGTGACTGCCCTGCGGCTCACGTCTTCCGGACTCTGGCAGCCTGCGCAGCTCATTCTTATCTACCCGATGCTGGATGCCACGGCCTATTTTGAAAGTTATACCCGTAACGGCGCGGATTACGTCATCACCCGCGATACGCTGCTGAGCGGATATGAGCTCTATCTGGCCAACACGGAACGCCAGCATCCTGAAGCGAGCCCGCTCTGGCGAAAGGATTTTAGCGGCCTGCCTCCCGTGCACATCATTACTGCCGAGTTTGATCCGCTTTGCGACGAAGGTGAGGCGCTATATCAGCGCCTGACTGAGCAAGGCGTCACGTGTACGGCTCAGCGGTGGCTGGGGGTTATCCATGGATTTTTCCAGCTTGGCGGGGTCAGCCCGTCTGCGCGCGATCTTCTGAGGGATATTGCCAGACGGATCGGCGCGGGGAATTAGCCCGGCAATCATGCCGGGACGACGGAGCCTACTCTTCTTCGTTTCCACCCTCTTCAAACGCGCCAAACGGCTTCGCAGGAAGAACGATGTAGGTACCTTCAAAGACGGCACCCGGCGTTTCATCGCCGAACAGCTCAACGCGCATCTGTACGCGCGCTTTACGCCCGCGCGCCAGGCGGTCGAGATCGCCCCCGAGTGCGCCAAGATCGGCAACGGCGCTCGGCTTACCACTGATCGGCGCGCTGTAACGTATGTGGGCATCGGCCAGAATAATGGTGCCGCCAAGATGGCGTTCGCGGAGCATCAGCCAGATAAGCCCCCAGCCGGTCAGCGTGGCGAGTGAAAACAGGCTGCCGGCAAACAGGGTGTGATGGGGGTTCTGATTGCCGATTTCCGGCATGGTGGTAATGAATTTTTGCCCGGTGTACTGCTGAATACGCACGCCCATTTTTTCACTCAGGGGAATGTGCTGATACCAGGCCTGCTGGAGCTGCCCACACCAGTCGGCGCGATGGAGAATATCATCCAGCGTAGCGATGGGTTTGATCATCAAAAAGTGACGAATCGGCGTGGTTTGCGGGGCGGTGATTTCCCCCTGGTTAACAAAACCGAGTTTGGCGAAGAATTCGACGGCGTCTTCGCGGGCGCTACAGGTGACGCGCTTAACCCCTTCCTGACGGGCGACGGACTCAAGAGTCATCGCCATCAAGGTGCCGAGGCCTTTATCCTGCACGGAAGGATGAACCGCCATAAAGCGGATTGAAGCTTCGTTATCGGCATTGATGTACAAACGCCCGACGGCGACGAGGTTACCCTCTTCGTCCATCACCATCTGGTGATGGGCCATCGCATCCCAGGCGTCGCGCTCAGACCCTTTTGGCTGATGTAATGGCTTGCGTAACATTTCCCAGCGGAACTGGTAATAGGCTTCTAACTCTTCTTCCGTTTGCGGTACTCGAAGGTGATACATAGCTGTACTCTCTCTTGTTACCCGCGGCCACGCCGCCAGTTGGCTCATACCTGGAGCCAGAATGTGACGGGGCCATCGTTCACCAGCGATACCTGCATATCTGCAGCGAATCGTCCGGTTTGCGTATTCATGTCCTGTTGACGACAACGCGCCACAAAGTACTCGTAAAGGGCTTCTGCACGATCCGGTGCGGCACCTTTAGAGAAACCCGGGCGCATGCCGCGCTCGGTATCGGCCGCCAGCGTAAACTGGGAGACCACCAGCACGCTGCCACCCGCCTGCTGAACGTTCAGGTTCATCTTACCTTCCGCATCGCTGAAAATGCGGTAGCCCAGCACGCGCTCGCATAAGCGGTTGGCTTTCTGTTCGTCATCATCCTTTTCGACACCTAACAACACTAAAAGTCCTGGGCCAATTTCACCCGTCACCTCTCCCTCCACGGTGACGCTGGCACGGGTTACGCGCTGTATCAATGCAATCATGGTTGGTCTGCTTCTTGTTGTTTTTCAGCTTCTGCTGCTTTTTTAAGTTCGCGGTATACGCCGAGAGTGACAGTTATTTCGGCACCAAGCAAGACGATACACCAGGTCCAGTAGACCCAGACAAATAAAATGGGGATCACCGCCAGCACGCCGTAAATCAGCTGATAAGACGGGAACATGGTGATGTAAAGGGCAAACCCTTTTTTGCCCAGTTCAAAGAGCAATGCCGCGACCAGCGCGCCCACGACCGCATCGCGGTTAGGCACGCGCGTGGTCGGTACCACGCTGTACAGCAGCCAGAAAGAGAGCCACGATAAAATCAGCGGGAAGATACGCAACAGGTTATCGATAACGCCGTTGAGATCGCTGGCCCAGCGCAGCGAAAGCAGATACGAACTGATAGCCAGACTCGCTCCGGCCAGCAAGGGCCCCAGCGTTAAGATCATCCAGTACACCGCAAAGGAATAAACCTTGGGCCGCGCCTTTTTACTCCGCCAGATGGCATTCAGCGCGTTATCTATGGCGTACATCAATAACAGCGCCGTGACGATCAGGCCACACGCCCCGACCGCCGTCATTTTGCTGGAGTTAGCGACAAACTGTTCAATGTAGTTCTGTATGACATCCCCGGTGGCGGGAATAAAATTCGCAAAGACAAAGTGGCGAAGCTGCAGGCTGACATCTGCAAACATCGGAAAAGCGGAAAATAGCGCAAAAATGACGGCCACCAGCGGCACAAGCGAGAGCAATGACACGTAGGCGAGGTTACCCGCCAGCGTGGTCATGTTGTCCTCATCAATGCGATGCCAGAGCAGTTTCAGCCACGCCCTGAGCGGACGAGTATGATGCGTGGCTTTTTGATGAACGGTTTTTAGCATAACTGCTTCGCAAAATAGTTTGGTATCGTCTCCTTTCCGGTCACCAGAATTGACGTGATACCCAACTGGTTAGCTCCCTCTATATTATCGGCATTGTCGTCGAAAAAGACCGCATCAGCCGCGGTAAATCCTTCCGCCTGCAGAACCGCCTGATAGATACGCGCTTCGGGTTTACGCATCCCCATCTCCTGGGAGAGGTAGATTTTATCGGCCGCCGCCTGCACCTCAGGATACTCGTCAGGCCAGAACGTGGTATGCAGACGGTTAGTATTCGACAGCACCACAACCCGATGCCCCTGCTCGCGGAGTTTATGCATAATGGCGATCACGTCAGGGCGGATCGCGACGAACACTGCCTGCCAGCCATGGGAAAACTGCTCGTAACTTAACGGCACATCCATTTCATGACACAGACGTTCAGCAAATTCTTCATCGCTAATTTCGCCGCGCTCGTGCTGATGGAAAGTCTCGCCCATGGCGAAACTCTGCTTTAACGTCGCCAGCGGGACACGGCTAAAGTCGCTCCATGCGCCCAGCACCCGATTAAAATCGATATCGACGATTACATTTCCTAAGTCAAAGATATAAAGCATTTTTTATCTCCTGCTCGCCGTGGAAAAGTAACTGTAGCGGGAAAGATAAGGTTTGGCTATGCGCCAGATTCAGCTTACAGAAAGGAAAGGCCCGAGCCTGAATATCGGGCCATTAAGAAGGGTTAGCCTGCCTGCTGTTCGTCGCCTGAATTCACCTCAACAACTTCAACCTTGCTGGATTTGAGATGATTGTGCAGTGCAGATCCCGGTAGCTCATCGGTGAAGAGCGCGGTTGCCTGCGACAC from Enterobacter ludwigii includes the following:
- a CDS encoding alpha/beta hydrolase; amino-acid sequence: MALEKGIDTLVQAFIAAGRPSARSQSIDDRRAGYIASTALAGERETRVDVETLNLEGITYRVFSPPDAAEKLPTVIYYHGGCFISGGFDTHDNQLRQLAFYGNCRVIAIQYRLAPEHTYPAAHDDAERGAHLVWQYADMFGVDKNRITLCGDSAGGHLALVTALRLTSSGLWQPAQLILIYPMLDATAYFESYTRNGADYVITRDTLLSGYELYLANTERQHPEASPLWRKDFSGLPPVHIITAEFDPLCDEGEALYQRLTEQGVTCTAQRWLGVIHGFFQLGGVSPSARDLLRDIARRIGAGN
- the fabY gene encoding fatty acid biosynthesis protein FabY translates to MYHLRVPQTEEELEAYYQFRWEMLRKPLHQPKGSERDAWDAMAHHQMVMDEEGNLVAVGRLYINADNEASIRFMAVHPSVQDKGLGTLMAMTLESVARQEGVKRVTCSAREDAVEFFAKLGFVNQGEITAPQTTPIRHFLMIKPIATLDDILHRADWCGQLQQAWYQHIPLSEKMGVRIQQYTGQKFITTMPEIGNQNPHHTLFAGSLFSLATLTGWGLIWLMLRERHLGGTIILADAHIRYSAPISGKPSAVADLGALGGDLDRLARGRKARVQMRVELFGDETPGAVFEGTYIVLPAKPFGAFEEGGNEEE
- a CDS encoding virulence factor BrkB family protein, coding for MLKTVHQKATHHTRPLRAWLKLLWHRIDEDNMTTLAGNLAYVSLLSLVPLVAVIFALFSAFPMFADVSLQLRHFVFANFIPATGDVIQNYIEQFVANSSKMTAVGACGLIVTALLLMYAIDNALNAIWRSKKARPKVYSFAVYWMILTLGPLLAGASLAISSYLLSLRWASDLNGVIDNLLRIFPLILSWLSFWLLYSVVPTTRVPNRDAVVGALVAALLFELGKKGFALYITMFPSYQLIYGVLAVIPILFVWVYWTWCIVLLGAEITVTLGVYRELKKAAEAEKQQEADQP
- the fdhE gene encoding formate dehydrogenase accessory protein FdhE; translation: MSIRIIPQDELGSSEKRTAEYIPPLLFPRLKNLYNRRAERLRELAENNPLGDFLRFAALVAHAQEVVLYDHPLQIDLTARIKEASEQGKPPLDIHVLPRDKHWHTLLHSLIAELKPEMSGTALAVIENLEKASDQELEEMASALFASDFSLVSSDKAPFIWAALSLYWAQMASLIPGKARAEYGEARQFCPVCGSMPVSSMVQIGTTQGLRYLHCNLCETEWHVVRIKCSNCEQTRDLNYWSLENEDAAVKAESCGDCGTYLKILYQEKDPKVEAVADDLASLILDAKMEQEGFARSSINPFLFPGEGE
- the yihX gene encoding glucose-1-phosphatase — protein: MLYIFDLGNVIVDIDFNRVLGAWSDFSRVPLATLKQSFAMGETFHQHERGEISDEEFAERLCHEMDVPLSYEQFSHGWQAVFVAIRPDVIAIMHKLREQGHRVVVLSNTNRLHTTFWPDEYPEVQAAADKIYLSQEMGMRKPEARIYQAVLQAEGFTAADAVFFDDNADNIEGANQLGITSILVTGKETIPNYFAKQLC
- the dtd gene encoding D-aminoacyl-tRNA deacylase, producing the protein MIALIQRVTRASVTVEGEVTGEIGPGLLVLLGVEKDDDEQKANRLCERVLGYRIFSDAEGKMNLNVQQAGGSVLVVSQFTLAADTERGMRPGFSKGAAPDRAEALYEYFVARCRQQDMNTQTGRFAADMQVSLVNDGPVTFWLQV
- the fdxH gene encoding formate dehydrogenase subunit beta; its protein translation is MAYQSQDIIRRSATNGFTPAPQARDHQQEVAKLIDVTTCIGCKACQVACSEWNDLRDEVGHNVGVYDNPADLTAKSWTVMRFSEVEQNDKLEWLIRKDGCMHCADPGCLKACPSEGAIIQYANGIVDFQSEQCIGCGYCIAGCPFDVPRMNPEDNRVYKCTLCVDRVNVGQEPACVKTCPTGAIHFGSKEDMKTLAAERVSELKTRGYDNAGLYDPAGVGGTHVMYVLHHADKPNLYHGLPENPEISATVKFWKGIWKPLAAVGFAATFAASIFHYVGVGPNRAEEEDDNLHEEKDEVRK
- the fdoI gene encoding formate dehydrogenase cytochrome b556 subunit, with product MKKRDTIVRYTAPERINHWVTAFCFMLAAISGLGFFFPSFNWLMQIMGTPQLARILHPFVGVIMFASFIIMFFRYWHHNLINRDDIFWAKNIRKIVVNEEVGDTGRYNFGQKCVFWAAIIFLVLLLVSGVIIWRPYFAPAFSIPVIRFALMLHSFAAVALIVVIMVHIYAALWVKGTITAMVEGWVTSTWAKKHHPRWYREVRQKQEKSSE
- the fdnG gene encoding formate dehydrogenase-N subunit alpha, with the protein product MQVSRRQFFKICAGGMAGTTAAALGFAPGVALAETRQYKLLRTRETRNTCTYCSVGCGLLMYSLGDGAKNAKASIFHIEGDPDHPVNRGALCPKGAGLVDFIHSESRLKFPEYRAPGSDKWQQISWEDAFDRIAKLIKEDRDANFIAKNAEGVTVNRWLSTGMLCASASSNETGYLTQKFTRALGMLAVDNQARVUHGPTVASLAPTFGRGAMTNHWVDIKNANLIVVMGGNAAEAHPVGFRWAMEAKIHNGAKLIVIDPRFTRTASVADFYTPIRSGTDITFLSGVLLYLMTNEKYNREYTEAYTNASLIVREDYHFEDGLFSGYDAEKRKYDKTSWNYELDEKGFAKRDTTLQHPRCVWNLLKEHVSRYTPDVVENICGTPKEDFLKVCELIAETSAKDKTASFLYALGWTQHSVGAQNIRTMAMVQLLLGNMGMAGGGVNALRGHSNIQGLTDLGLLSQSLPGYMNLPSEKQTDLQTYLTASTPKPLLEGQVNYWGNYPKFFVSMMKAFFGDKATAENSWGFDWLPKWDKGYDVLQYFEMMHQGKVNGYLCQGFNPVASFPNKNKVVESLSKLKFLVTIDPLNTETSTFWQNHGESNDVDPSKIQTEVFRLPSTCFAEENGSIVNSGRWLQWHWKGADAPGIAMNDGEILAGIFLRLRKMYAAEGGANPEPVLNMTWNYSTPENPAPEEVAMESNGKALADVIDPATGTVLAKKGDQLSTFAHLRDDGTTASGCWIFAGSWTPKGNQMANRDNADPSGLGNTLGWAWAWPLNRRILYNRASADPQGNPWDPKRQLLKWDGAKWGGVDIPDYSTAPPGSDVGPFIMQPEGMGRLFAIDKMAEGPFPEHYEPFETPLGTNPLHPNVVSNPAARIFKGDFDALGKKDKFPYVGTTYRLTEHFHYWTKHALLNAIAQPEQFVEIGEKLANKLGIAHGDTVKVSSNRGYIKAKAVVTKRIRTLNVHGQQVDTIGIPIHWGYEGVAKKGFIANTLTPFVGDANTQTPEFKAFLVNVEKV